One part of the Campylobacter sp. RM16189 genome encodes these proteins:
- the rplL gene encoding 50S ribosomal protein L7/L12, protein MAITKEDVLEFISNLSVLELSELVKEFEEKFGVSAAPVMVAGAAGGAAAAEVEEKTEFNVVLLDGGEKKINVIKVVRALTGLGLKEAKDAVEQTPSVLKEGIGKAEAEAAKKELEEAGAKVELK, encoded by the coding sequence ATGGCAATTACTAAAGAAGATGTACTAGAATTTATCTCTAATCTTTCAGTATTAGAGCTAAGCGAATTAGTAAAAGAATTTGAAGAGAAATTTGGCGTAAGCGCAGCTCCGGTAATGGTAGCAGGCGCAGCAGGTGGCGCAGCAGCGGCAGAAGTTGAAGAGAAAACTGAATTCAACGTTGTATTGCTTGACGGCGGTGAGAAAAAGATCAACGTTATTAAAGTTGTTCGCGCTCTTACAGGTCTTGGTCTTAAAGAGGCTAAAGATGCAGTTGAGCAAACACCTTCGGTTCTTAAAGAGGGAATCGGTAAGGCTGAAGCTGAAGCAGCTAAAAAAGAACTTGAAGAGGCTGGCGCTAAAGTCGAGCTTAAATAA